The DNA window GTCGGGGAAGGCGCCGCGGGCCATCAGGGTGTTGACCACGGGGGCGCCCACCGTCTCGGCGAGCTCGCGGAACTCCTCTGCGGCCTCGGCTTTGATCATGCCGCCGCCGATGTAGAACACCGGGCGTCGGCTGGCCTGGATCAGCTTGGCCGCCTCCCGGACCTGCTTGGCATGGCCGCGGGTCACCGGCTTATAGCCGTTGAGCTCCAGCTTCGGCGGCCAGGAGAAGGTGGTCCTGGCCGTCTGCGCCGATTTGGTGATGTCCACCAGCACCGGGCCCGGACGTCCGGAGGAGGCCAGGTGGAACGCCTCAGCCATGACCTGTGGGATGTCATCGGCGTCGGTCACCAGGAAGGCGTGCTTGGTGATCGGCTGGGCGATGCCGACGATGTCCGCCTCCTGGAAGGCGTCGGTGCCGATCACCTGGGCGTTGACCTGCCCGGTGATCGCCACCATCGGCACCGAGTCCATATTCGCGTCGGCCAGCGGAGTCACCAGGTTGGTGGCTCCGGGGCCGGAGGTGGCGAAGCACACGCCCACCTCTCCGGTCACCATGGCGTAGCCCTGGGCGGCATGGCCGGCGCCCTGCTCATGACGGACCAGCACATGGTTGATCTCCGAGGAGTCCATGAGCGGATCGTAGGTGGGCAGGATGGCTCCGCCGGGGATGCCGAAGACATCGGTCACCCCGAGCTCCTCCAGGCTGCGGATGATGGCCTGGGAGCCGGTGACCTCTTCGGGCGCTACGGTGCGCCCTGGGCCGTAGAGCCGTGCATCGGCGGTGGTGGTGGTCAACATAGCCTCAATCCCTATCTGCCCCTGCACAGACGAAACCCCGGCTGTCGGAGTCCCTGTCAGGGGCCCTCGTGCCGGGGTGAACGATCGCAAGCGCGTCAGAGCATGTGCAGCGGACCGTTCATTCCCCGGCGGGGGAAATGACGGGTACCACTACGACTAGCTGCTGGCGCATGACCCCGATCATTCCCGCAGGTGTGATACGTGTCAACACCCGGCATGGGCGTCTCATGATGTGGACCTGGCGGTCCCAATGCTGGGCGGCCGGGCCGCTCAGCCGCAGTAGGCGCCCTCTGCGGCCGAGCGGACCAGCTTGGCGTATTTGCCCAGCACGCCGGTGGTGACATACGGCGGCAGGGGCTTCCAGTCCGGGGTCTGACGCCGGGCCTGGAGCACGGTCTCCTCCACCAGCAGCTCGATGCTGCGTCCGGCGATGTCCACCCGGATGGGGTCTCCGTCGGCGATGTAGGCGATGGGGCCGCCGTCCACAGCCTCAGGGGCGATATGCCCGATGCACAGTCCTGTGGTCCCGCCCGAGAAGCGGCCATCGGTGATCAGCAGGACATCCTTGCCCAGGCCCGCGCCCTTGATGGCACCGGTGATGGCCAGCATCTCGCGCATCCCTGGCCCACCCTTGGGGCCCTCATAGCGGATGACCACGACGTCGCCGGGCTGGATCCTGTTCTCCTCCAGAGCCTTCAGCGCAGCCTGCTCCCGCTCAAAGACCCGGGCGGTGCCCTCGAAGACGTCGGCGTCGAAGCCGGCGGACTTCACCACGGCTCCCTCGGGGGCCAGCGAACCGTGCAGCACGGCGATGCCGCCGTTGCGGTGCATGGGGCTGTTCAGGCTGCGGATGATGGTGCCGTCGATGTCCGGCGGGTTGATGGCCTCCAGGTTCTCCGCCACCGTCTTGCCGGTCACGGTCAGCGCGTCGCCGTGGATGAGTCCCGCGTCCAGCAGCGCGCGCATGACCACCGGCACTCCCCCGACCTTATCCACATCGGCCATGACGTGCTGACCGAATGGCTTGAGGTCGCCGAGGTGCGGAACCTGATCGGCGATGCGGTTGAAGTCCTCGAGCTGCAGGTCCACTCCGGCCTCGCGGGCGATGGCGAGCAGATGCAGGACTGCGTTGGTGGAGCCGCCGAAGGCCATGGTCACCGCGATGGCGTTCTCGAAGGCCTTCTTGGTCAGGATGTCTCCGCTGGTGATGCCCTTGCGCAGCAGCTCCACCACGGCCTCGCCGGCCTTGTGGGCGTAGTAGTCGCGGCGCCGGTCAGCCGAGGGCGGCGCGGCCGAGCCGGGCAGCGACATGCCCAGGGCCTCACCGATGCAGGCCATGGTGTTGGCGGTGTACATCCCGCCGCAGGCGCCCTCGCCGGGGCAGATGGCGCGTTCGATGACGCCCAGATCGGCCTCACTCATCGTGCCTCGGGCGCAGGCGCCCACGGCCTCGAAGGCGTCGATGAGGGTGACCTCCTTCTCCGAGCCGTCGGAGAAGCGGGCGGTGCCGGGCATGATGGAGCCGGCGTAGAGGAAGACGCTGGAGAGGTTCAGCCGGGCCGCGGCCATCAGCATCCCCGGCAGGGACTTGTCACAGCCGGCCAGCAGGATGGAGCCGTCCAGGCGCTCGGCCTCCATGACGGTCTCCACCGAGTCGGCGATGACCTCTCGGGAGACCAGGGAATAGTGCATGCCCTCATGACCCATGGAGATGCCGTCGGAGACAGAGATCGTGCCGAACTCCAGCGGGTATCCCCCGCCGGCGTGCACACCCTCCTTGGACGCCTTGGCCAGGCGATCCAGGGAGAGATTGCAGGGCGTGATCTCGTTCCAGGAGCTGGCGATGCCGATCTGGGCCTTGGACCAGTCGTCGTCGCCCATGCCGACGGCTCGCAGCATGCCGCGGGCCGGTGCCCGGGTGTAGCCGTCGGTCACCTGCCAGCTGCGCGGCTTCTCCGGCGAGGAGGGCCCGGTGACAGGGGTGGGAGGGGTGAACGGTGCTGTGGACTCTGGGGTGCTCTCGGCCATAGGCCGATTCTATCCCTCAGCCCATCTGGTCGATGACAGTCTCCGCAACTTCTCGCATAGAGAGACGCCGATCCATCGAGGTCTTCTGGATCCAGCGGAAGGCCTCCGGCTCGGAGAGCCCCATCTTGGTGGTCAGCACCGATTTGGCACGGTCCACCAGCTTGCGGGTCTCGAACTTATCGGCCAGGGAGGTGACCTCCTCCTCCAGCGCTCGGATCTCGTCGAAACGGGCCGCGGCCACCTCGATGGCCGGGATCAGATCGTTCTCGCTGAAGGGCTTGACCACATAGGCCATCGCTCCGGCCTCGCGAGCCGATTCCACCAGGTCGCGCTGGGAGAATGCGGTGAGCATGACCACCGGAGCGATCCGCTCCTCGGCGATGGCCTTGGCAGCTGTGATGCCGTCCATGACAGGCATCTTCACGTCCATGACCACCAGGTCCGGCGTGGTCTCGCGAGCGAGCTCCACCGCCTTCTCCCCGTTGTCCGCCTCCCCGACGACCTCGTATCCGGCGCCGGTGAGGATCTCGACGATGTCGAGGCGGATCAGCGTCTCGTCCTCGGCGACGAGGACCCGGCGGCCCTGCGGTGCCTCGCCCTCAGGGACGGCGTCTTCGGAAGCCGGAGCTTCCTGCTGGTCTTCGGTCACAGTTCTCCTTCGGTCTGCGTGGCAGTCGGTGCCCGAAGTGGGACTCGAACCCACACACCTGAGGTACTCGATTTTGAGTCGAGCGCGTCTACCGATTCCGCCATTCGGGCATGAAGCTCTCCCAGCATAGCGCGAGATGCTGGGAGAGGCTCAATCAGCTGTTCTGCTGAACTACCGAGCGCTGGAGGCGCTCTGCGCCGGCCAGGGACCCACCGGCTCCTTGTTCGGAGGCGGCACATCGCCGCGACGCAGCGACTCGATGTCCTGATGCTCGGGCAGGTCGCCGATGCGGTGGACCTTGAGCATATTCGTGGTGCCGGCCTGGCCGGGAGGCGACCCGGCGGCGATGACCACCAGATCGTTCGGCTGAGCGATGCCCTCCTCGAGCAGCTGCTTGTCCACCTGGGCGGTCATCTCGTCGGTGTGACCGGCGAACTCCACCCAGCGGGGCTGCACACCCCAGCTCAGGCAGAGGCTGTTATGGGTGTGCTCCACGTGGGTGAAGGCGAAGACCGGCTGCTTCGGGCGCAGTCGGGACAGCCGCCGGGCCGAGTCGCCCGACCGGGTGAACGTGGCCAGGTAGTCGATGTCGAGGGTCTCGGCGATCTCGTTGGCCGCCCGGGTGATCGCACCGCCGCGGGTCTTGGGACGGGTGCCCAGCTGCGGGATGCGCTCCAGGCCCTTGTCCTCCGTGGTCCGGATGATGTTCGACATCGTCTCCACAGTGCGCACCGGATACTTGCCCACTGAGGTCTCCCCCGAGAGCATGACCGCATCGGCGCCGTCGAGGACTGCGTTGGCGCAGTCGGAGGCCTCCGCACGGGTGGGACGCGGGTTGTCGATCATCGACTCCAGGACCTGGGTCGCCACGATGACCGGCTTGGCCCAGCGGCGGGCGAGCTCCACGGCGCGCTTCTGCACCACCGGGACCTCCTCCAGCGGAAGCTCCACACCCAGATCGCCGCGGGCGACCATGATGGCGTCGAAGGCGTCCACGATGTCCTGCAGCGCGTCCACCGCCTGGGGCTTCTCGATCTTTGCGATGACGGGGACGCGACGGCCCTCCTCATCCATGATGCGGTGGACGGCCTCGATGTCGGCGGCATCGCGCACGAAGCTCAGCGCGATCATGTCGAAGCCGGTGCGCAGGGCCCAGCGCAGATCCTCCTCATCCTTCTCCGAGAGCGCGGGCACGGAGACGGCGACGCCGGGCAGGTTGATCCCCTTGTTGTTGGAGACCGGACCGGGTACGACCACCTCAGTGATCACCTCGGTGTCCGTGACCTCCAGGGCACGCAGGGAGACCTTGCCGTCGTCGATGAGCAGGGTGTCGCCGGGGGCGACGTCCTGGGTGAGGGTCTTCAGGGTCGTGGAGCAGCGCTCCTTGGTCCCCCTGATGTCCTCCGTGGTGATGGTGAACCGGTCGCCGACCGCCAACTCGTGCTTGGCGTCGTCTTCGAAGCGGCCCAGACGGATCTTCGGACCCTGCAGGTCAGCGAAGAGCGCCACGGCCTTGCGCAGGTCCTTGGAGACCTCGCGCACCGCGTTGTAGGTCGCCTCGTGGACGGTGTAGTCGCCGTGGCTCATATTCACCCGTGCGACGTCGACGCCGGCTTCGATGAGCTGGCGGGTAGTCTCATAGCCGGCAGTTGCCGGCCCGAAGGTCGCGACGATCTTGGCGTGTCTCATGCCTCACCTTGTCTTTTCCGGATTGCTTCTTCGAGGTGTGATGTCTCAGAAAGTTCCGGCACGACGCTGGGCCAGTGTGTCTTTCAGCACGAGCCTATCAAGCAGACAGGGATATGGGTTGGTCGCTGGGCTTGACCGGAGCAGGAAGGCGGGAGGAACCTTCGAGGAACTCGTCGACCTCCTTCGCCGCGGCCCGACCCTCAGCGATAGCCCAGACCACCAGGGATGCTCCACGGCCGGCGTCGCCGACGGTGAAGACTCCCTCGACATTGGTCTGATAGTCCTCGGCACGCTCGATGTTGCCGCGCTTGGCGAACTCCACGTCCAGCTGAGGGCTCAACGTGTTCTGCTCGGCACCGGTGAAGCCCAGAGCCAGCAGGACCAGATCCGCGGGGATCTCCTTCTCCGTGCCCGGCTTGGGCGTGCGGGACCCGTCCGCGTTGTACTGGGTCTCAGCGACCTTCAGCGCGCGCACGTTGCCGTTCTCGTCGCCCAGGAACTCCACGGTGGAGGCCAGCCACTGGACCTCGCCGCCCTCCTCATGGGCGCTGGAGACCTCGAAGACCCGCGGGTCCATGGGCCAGGGCTCATGCCCAGGACGTTCGGTGGGCAGCTCCTTGCCGATGGCCAGTGTGGTGACCGACTTCGCCCCGTGGCGGTGAGCGGTGCCGATGCAGTCAGCGCCGGTGTCGCCGCCGCCCAGGATGACCACATGCTTGTCCTGGGCGTGGATCTGGTCAGGGACCTCGTCTCCGGCCACCGCCTTATTGGACTGCACCAGGTACTCCATGGCGAAGTGCACACCGGTCAGGCCGCGGCCCGGCACCGGCAGATCCCGCGGAACCATGGCGCCGGTGGCCACGATCACGGCGTCGTAGCTCTCCCGCAGGGAGTCCCAGGTGATGTCGGTCCCGATCTCGGTGGAGGTGTAGAAGCGGGTGCCCTCTGCCTGCATCTGGTCGATGCGGAAGTCGACGTGCTGCTTCTCCATCTTGAAGTCCGGGATGCCGTAGCGCAGCAGGCCGCCCAGGCGGTCGTCGCGCTCGTAGACCGCGACCGTGTGCCCGGCGCGGGTCAGCTGCTGGGCGGCGGCAAGTCCGGCCGGGCCCGAGCCCACCACTGCCACCGTCTTGCCGGTCAGGCGCTGAGGCAGGACCGGTTCCACATAGCCGCGGGAGATGGCCTCATCGGCGATCTCCACCTCCGACTGCTTGATGGTCACCGCCGGCTGGTTGATGCCCAGCACGCAGGAGGTCTCGCACGGAGCGGGGCAGACCCGCCCGGTGAACTCCGGGAAGTTGTTGGTCATATGCAGCCGGGAGGAGGCCTCCTCCCACTGGTCCCGCCAGATCAGGTCGTTCCACTCCGGGATCAGGTTCCCCAGCGGGCAGCCGGTGTGGCAGAACGGGACGCCGCAGTCCATGCAGCGGCTGGCCTGGGTCTGGACCAGACCACGCTCGTTGCGCTCATAGACCTCGTTGAAGTCCATGATGCGCACCGGCACCGGGCGTGAGGGCCGGCTCTGCCGCTCACGATGTTTCAGAAAGCCGCGCGGATCAGCCACGGGTCACCTCCAGGATCTTCTGCCATGCCTCGTCGCCGTCGGGATCGATGCCCTCGTCCAGGGCCTCGGACCGGGCACGCAGCACGGCGTCGTAGTCGCGCGGGAGCACCTTGGTGATGCGCGAGAAAGTGTCATCAGGATCGGCCAGCAGACGCTCGGCGACTGCGGAGCCGGTCTCCTCGATATGCCGGCGGAGCAGGTCCATCACGATCTGGCGGTCCTCCTCATCCGGGGTCAGCAGCAGCAGATCACCCTTGACGCGGGCCTGAGCGTTGAGCTTCTGCTCCTCGAAGTCCAGGACGAAGGCGGTGCCGCCGGACATGCCGGCGCCGAAGTTCCGGCCGGTGGGTCCGATGATCAGCGTCTGGCCGCCGGTCATGTACTCACAGCCGTGATCGCCGATGCCCTCGACCACAGCGGTCGCACCGGAGTTGCGGACCAGGAAGCGTTCCCCGACCTGGCCGCGCAGGAACATCTCCCCCGAGGTCGCGCCATAGCCCAGCACGTTGCCGGCGATGACGTTGTCCTCAGCCACCAGCGGCGCAGAGTCATCCGGATGGACCACGATCCGACCGCCCGAGAGGCCCTTGCCGACATAGTCGTTGGCGTCGCCGGAGAGCCGCAGGGTCACACCGTGGGGCAGGAAGGCACCCAGGGACTGGCCGGCCTCCCCGTGCAGATCCACGGTGATGGTGTTGTTCTCCAGCGTGCTCAGACCCTGGGCCTTGGTGACCTCGTGGCCGAGCATCGTGCCCACGGAGCGGTCGGTGTTGATCACTTTGGACTCCAGATGCACCGGCTGGCCCTGGCGGATGGCCGTCTGGGCCTGCTCGATCAGCGCCATGTCGAAGTGCTTCTCCAACTCATGGTCCTGTCCGGCGGTCCGGCGCAGCATCTGCGAGGTGACCGGGTCCTCGGGGTCATAGCCGCCGACCACCGAGTCCAGGTCCAGGCCTTCGGTCTTCCAGTGCCGCCTGGCATCGTCCATGTCGAGGGAGTCGATGTGACCGATGGCCTCGTCCAGGCTGCGGAAGCCCAGCTCAGCCAGGTACTCGCGCACCTCCTGGGCCACGAACTCGAAGAAGTTCACCACATGGTCGGCCTTGCCGGTGTAGCGCTCGCGCAGCGTGGGGTTCTGCGTGGCCACGCCCACCGGGCAGGTGTCCAGGTGGCAGACGCGCATCATGATGCAGCCCGAGACCACCAGCGGCGCAGTGGCGAAGCCGTACTCCTCGGCTCCGAGCAGCGCCGCGATGACCACATCGCGGCCGGTCTTGAGCTGACCGTCCACCTGCACGGTCACACGTTCGCGCAGACCGTTGAGCATCAGCGTCTGCTGGGCCTCGGCCAGGCCGAGCTCCCACGGCGCGCCGGCGTGCTTCAGCGAGTTCAGCGGGCTGGCGCCGGTGCCGCCGTCGTGCCCGGAGATCAGCACGACGTCGGCCTTCGCCTTGGTCACACCGGCGGCCACTGTGCCCACACCGTTGAGCGCGACCAGCTTCACATGGACCCGGGCATCCGTGTTGGAGCGCTTGAGGTCGTAGATCAGCTGGGCGAGGTCCTCGATGGAGTAGATGTCATGGTGCGGCGGCGGGGACACCAGGGACACCCCAGGAGTGGAGTGACGGGTCTCGGCCACCCAGGGGTAGACCTTCTTGCCCATGAGCTGGCCGCCCTCACCGGGCTTGGCTCCCTGGGCCATCTTGATCTGCAGATCGTCCGCGTGGGTCAGGTACTGACTGGTCACACCGAACCGGCCCGAGGCGATCTGCTTGATCGCGCTGCGGCGCTCAGGATCCACCAGTCGTGCCGGATGTTCGCCGCCCTCACCGGTGTTCGAGCGCGCGCCCAGACGGTTCATCGCCACGGCGAGGGTCTCGTGCGCCTCCTGGGAGATGGAGCCGTAGCTCATCGCACCGGTGTTGAACCGCTTGACGATCTCAGAGACCGGCTCGACCTCAGAGATCGGGATCGGGTCCCGCTTGGCCTTGAACTTCAGCAGGCCGCGCAGCGTCATCAGAGCCTCGGACTGATCATCCACGGCCCTGGTGTACTGCTTGAAGATGTCGTAGCGGCGCGACTTCGTCGAATGCTGAAGCTTGAAGACGGTCTCCGGGTTGAACAGATGCGGCGGGCCCTCGCGGCGCCACTGGTACTCACCGCCGACCTCGAGCTCATCACCGCGGCCCAGATCGTTGCCGTCCGGCGGGTAGGCCTTGGCGTGGCGCTCCTGGATCTCCTTGGTCAGCACCTCCAGCCCGACGCCGCTCATCGGCGAGTGGGTGCCGGAGAAGTACTGATCCACCACGTGCTGGGCCAGGCCCACGGCCTCGAAGGTCTGCGCGCCGCAGTAGGAGGCCACGGTGGAGATGCCCATCTTGGACATGATCTTCAGCACGCCCTTGCCCAGAGCGGTGAGCAGGTTGTGCACCGCTTGAGACTCCGAGACGTTGCTGATCTCACCACGGCGGACCATGTCTTCGGCGGTCTCCATCGCCAGGTAGGGGTTCACCGCGGCTGCGCCGTAGCCGATCAGACAGGCGACATGGTGGACCTCACGCACGTCTCCGGCCTCGACGATCAGCGAAGCACGGGTGCGGTTGGCCGACTTCAGCAGGTGATGGTGAATGGCCGAGAGCAGCAGCATCGACGGGATCGGCGCCCACTGTGCGTTGGAGTCGCGGTCCGAGATGACGATGTAGCTGACGCCTCGGTTCACCGCCGCGGAGACCTTCTCGCAGATCTCGCGGATGCGCTGGCGGAACTCCTCCTCGGAGCTGCCCACCCGGTAGAGGCCGCGGATCTTCGTCGCGATCTTCTGGCCCTCGTCATTGCGGATGTTCGCGATCTTGGCCAGCTGATCGTTGTCGATCACCGGGAAGTCCAGGGCGACCTGCTTGGACTTGACCTGCTCGTCGGTCAGCAGGTTGCCGTTGGGCCCGATGTGCAGGCCCAGGGAGGTCACCAACTCCTCGCGGATGGCGTCCAGGGGTGGGTTCGTCACCTGGGCGAAGCTCTGGATGAAGTAGTCGAAGAGCAGCCGCGGACGGTCCGCGAGCACGGCGATCGGTGTGTCAGTGCCCATCGCGCCCAGCGGCTCGGCGCCGGTGGAGGCCATCGGTCCGATCAGGACCTTGAGCTCCTCGTGGGTGTAGCCGAAGGTCTGCTGGCGCAGCCGCACCGAGTCGGTCGGGTGGCGGACGTGCAGGCGCTCGGGCAGCTCCTTCAGATCGATCAGGTTCTGATCCACCCACTCCTGCCAGGGCTGGGCGGAGGCGAAGTCAGACTTGACCTCATCATCTTCGATGATGCGCCCCTCGACCGTGTCGAGCAGGAACATCATGCCCGGAGCGACCCGGCCTTTGCGGACCACGGTGGAGGGCTCGATGTCGATCACACCGACCTCGGAGGACAGGACGACCAGGCCGTCATCGGTGACCCAGTAGCGGGCCGGGCGCAGACCGTTGCGGTCCAGCACGGCACCGACCTGACGGCCGTCGGAGAAGGCGATCGCCGCCGGCCCGTCCCAGGCCTCCATGAGCATGGAGTGATAGCGGTAGAAGGCCCGGAGGTTCGGGTCCATGGTGCTGTGGTTCTCCCAGGCCTCCGGGATCATCATGCGCATGGCCTGGGACAGCGGGCGTCCGGAGAGCATCAGCAGCTCGGCGGCCTCATCGAAGGAGGCCGAGTCCGAGGCACCGGGAGTGCAGATCGGGAAGAGGTACTCGGGGTCCTCCCCCAGCAGCTCGGAGGACATCATCGACTGCCGGGCGCGCATCCAGTTGCGATTGCCCTTGACCGTGTTGATCTCGCCGTTGTGGGCGATGTTGCGCATCGGCTGCGCCAACGGCCAGGACGGGAAGGTGTTGGTGGAGAACCGCGAGTGGACGATGCCCAGCGTGGTCTTGAACCGCTCATCGGAGAGGTCCGGGAAGAAGGGCTCGAGCTGGGCTGTGGTCAGCATGCCCTTATAGGTGATGGTCTTCGAGGACAGCGAGGGGAAGTACACGCCCAGTCGGTTCTGCGCACGCTTGCGCAGCCGCCAGGCCCGCTGATCCAACGATCCGGAGGCGGAGTCCTGAAACTCCGGAGAGTCCTCATCGGCCAGTGCCAGGAAAAGCTGGCGGAAGTGCGGCATGGACTCCTTGGCCAGAGTGCCGATCATCGAGGAGTCGATGGGGACCTCTCGCCACCCCAGGACCTTCAGGCCCTGCTCACGGACCATGTCCTCCAGGGCGGAGGCCATCTGCTCGCGCTCAGCGGCGGACTGAGGCAGGAAAGCGGTTCCGGCGGCGTACTCCCCTGCTGCGGGCAGATCGAAGTCCACCACAGCGCGGAAGAACTCGTCGGGGATCTGGGTCAGCAGGCCGGCACCGTCACCAGTGCCGACGTCACCGCCCACAGCTCCTCGGTGCTCGAGATTGCGCAGCGCGACCAATGCGTGGTCCACGATGTCGTGGCCCGGCTCACCGCGCAGCGTGGCGATGGCGGCCATGCCGCAGTTCTCGTGCTCATTGGCCGGGTCATAGAGACCCGCCTTCTCGGGATAGGCGGCAAAGCGCACAAAGGGGCTGATGACGCGATCCCCTGGTGTCTCTGCGCTCAGACCAGCGGCTTCCGATGTGGAAATGGACATGATGGTGTACCTTCCTCCGCATGCGAACGGCGATGGGGAGGGGACGACGTTGGGTACGACTCCCTCAAAAGTCTTCGGAGCATTCGGGCACGGACACAGCCCAGTTTACGCTTCCTTGCGGCTCCTGATCAGATACATCCTCCTCGCCCGGTGCGGGTGAGGCAAATCGCATCTCAAGATGTGGAAGGCGAGGACTTCTCCTCGGCGTCCGCAGAGTCCTCGACGTCGGCGGCGGCCTCGTCACCAGCCTCAGCGCTGTCAGCCTCGGCGTCCTCAGCACTGTCGGCCTGCTCGGACGCCTCCTGCTCGGGGGCGTAGATGCGCATCTCCTCCTCGAGCTCCTCTTCAGTGCGCGGACGCTTGGCCCACAGCCAGATCAGCATGGCCAGGGCGACGAGGAAGATCACGAACATGATGATCTGATTCAGCCGCCACTCGATCCCGATGTCGCTCAGCGGGACCTGCGTGGACTTGCCGGACTCATCAATACGGAGGCTCTCGACCCAGAACCGACCCAGCGCGTAGTAGGCCACGTAGGACCAGGTGAGCAGCCCGCGCTTGAACTGGAAGCGCTGGAAGAGCCACAGCAGCAGGGCGACGCCGATCAGGTTCCAGACGAACTCATAGAAGAAGGTGGGGTGGAAGGCGGTGTCCGCACCGGCACCCAACGGCAGAGGCTGGTGACGCTGGGAGGTGTCGATGACCAGGCCCCACGGCAGGTTCGTCGGCGCGCCATAGAGCTCCTGGTTGAACCAGTTGCCCCAGCGGCCGACCGCCTGAGCCAGCAGCACACCGGGGACCAGGACGTCGGTGAAGGCACCGAACCTGATGCCGTAGCGGCGGCAGGCGATCCACACGC is part of the Nesterenkonia lacusekhoensis genome and encodes:
- the ilvD gene encoding dihydroxy-acid dehydratase gives rise to the protein MAESTPESTAPFTPPTPVTGPSSPEKPRSWQVTDGYTRAPARGMLRAVGMGDDDWSKAQIGIASSWNEITPCNLSLDRLAKASKEGVHAGGGYPLEFGTISVSDGISMGHEGMHYSLVSREVIADSVETVMEAERLDGSILLAGCDKSLPGMLMAAARLNLSSVFLYAGSIMPGTARFSDGSEKEVTLIDAFEAVGACARGTMSEADLGVIERAICPGEGACGGMYTANTMACIGEALGMSLPGSAAPPSADRRRDYYAHKAGEAVVELLRKGITSGDILTKKAFENAIAVTMAFGGSTNAVLHLLAIAREAGVDLQLEDFNRIADQVPHLGDLKPFGQHVMADVDKVGGVPVVMRALLDAGLIHGDALTVTGKTVAENLEAINPPDIDGTIIRSLNSPMHRNGGIAVLHGSLAPEGAVVKSAGFDADVFEGTARVFEREQAALKALEENRIQPGDVVVIRYEGPKGGPGMREMLAITGAIKGAGLGKDVLLITDGRFSGGTTGLCIGHIAPEAVDGGPIAYIADGDPIRVDIAGRSIELLVEETVLQARRQTPDWKPLPPYVTTGVLGKYAKLVRSAAEGAYCG
- a CDS encoding ANTAR domain-containing response regulator — translated: MTEDQQEAPASEDAVPEGEAPQGRRVLVAEDETLIRLDIVEILTGAGYEVVGEADNGEKAVELARETTPDLVVMDVKMPVMDGITAAKAIAEERIAPVVMLTAFSQRDLVESAREAGAMAYVVKPFSENDLIPAIEVAAARFDEIRALEEEVTSLADKFETRKLVDRAKSVLTTKMGLSEPEAFRWIQKTSMDRRLSMREVAETVIDQMG
- the pyk gene encoding pyruvate kinase; protein product: MRHAKIVATFGPATAGYETTRQLIEAGVDVARVNMSHGDYTVHEATYNAVREVSKDLRKAVALFADLQGPKIRLGRFEDDAKHELAVGDRFTITTEDIRGTKERCSTTLKTLTQDVAPGDTLLIDDGKVSLRALEVTDTEVITEVVVPGPVSNNKGINLPGVAVSVPALSEKDEEDLRWALRTGFDMIALSFVRDAADIEAVHRIMDEEGRRVPVIAKIEKPQAVDALQDIVDAFDAIMVARGDLGVELPLEEVPVVQKRAVELARRWAKPVIVATQVLESMIDNPRPTRAEASDCANAVLDGADAVMLSGETSVGKYPVRTVETMSNIIRTTEDKGLERIPQLGTRPKTRGGAITRAANEIAETLDIDYLATFTRSGDSARRLSRLRPKQPVFAFTHVEHTHNSLCLSWGVQPRWVEFAGHTDEMTAQVDKQLLEEGIAQPNDLVVIAAGSPPGQAGTTNMLKVHRIGDLPEHQDIESLRRGDVPPPNKEPVGPWPAQSASSAR
- a CDS encoding glutamate synthase subunit beta gives rise to the protein MADPRGFLKHRERQSRPSRPVPVRIMDFNEVYERNERGLVQTQASRCMDCGVPFCHTGCPLGNLIPEWNDLIWRDQWEEASSRLHMTNNFPEFTGRVCPAPCETSCVLGINQPAVTIKQSEVEIADEAISRGYVEPVLPQRLTGKTVAVVGSGPAGLAAAQQLTRAGHTVAVYERDDRLGGLLRYGIPDFKMEKQHVDFRIDQMQAEGTRFYTSTEIGTDITWDSLRESYDAVIVATGAMVPRDLPVPGRGLTGVHFAMEYLVQSNKAVAGDEVPDQIHAQDKHVVILGGGDTGADCIGTAHRHGAKSVTTLAIGKELPTERPGHEPWPMDPRVFEVSSAHEEGGEVQWLASTVEFLGDENGNVRALKVAETQYNADGSRTPKPGTEKEIPADLVLLALGFTGAEQNTLSPQLDVEFAKRGNIERAEDYQTNVEGVFTVGDAGRGASLVVWAIAEGRAAAKEVDEFLEGSSRLPAPVKPSDQPISLSA
- the gltB gene encoding glutamate synthase large subunit — encoded protein: MSISTSEAAGLSAETPGDRVISPFVRFAAYPEKAGLYDPANEHENCGMAAIATLRGEPGHDIVDHALVALRNLEHRGAVGGDVGTGDGAGLLTQIPDEFFRAVVDFDLPAAGEYAAGTAFLPQSAAEREQMASALEDMVREQGLKVLGWREVPIDSSMIGTLAKESMPHFRQLFLALADEDSPEFQDSASGSLDQRAWRLRKRAQNRLGVYFPSLSSKTITYKGMLTTAQLEPFFPDLSDERFKTTLGIVHSRFSTNTFPSWPLAQPMRNIAHNGEINTVKGNRNWMRARQSMMSSELLGEDPEYLFPICTPGASDSASFDEAAELLMLSGRPLSQAMRMMIPEAWENHSTMDPNLRAFYRYHSMLMEAWDGPAAIAFSDGRQVGAVLDRNGLRPARYWVTDDGLVVLSSEVGVIDIEPSTVVRKGRVAPGMMFLLDTVEGRIIEDDEVKSDFASAQPWQEWVDQNLIDLKELPERLHVRHPTDSVRLRQQTFGYTHEELKVLIGPMASTGAEPLGAMGTDTPIAVLADRPRLLFDYFIQSFAQVTNPPLDAIREELVTSLGLHIGPNGNLLTDEQVKSKQVALDFPVIDNDQLAKIANIRNDEGQKIATKIRGLYRVGSSEEEFRQRIREICEKVSAAVNRGVSYIVISDRDSNAQWAPIPSMLLLSAIHHHLLKSANRTRASLIVEAGDVREVHHVACLIGYGAAAVNPYLAMETAEDMVRRGEISNVSESQAVHNLLTALGKGVLKIMSKMGISTVASYCGAQTFEAVGLAQHVVDQYFSGTHSPMSGVGLEVLTKEIQERHAKAYPPDGNDLGRGDELEVGGEYQWRREGPPHLFNPETVFKLQHSTKSRRYDIFKQYTRAVDDQSEALMTLRGLLKFKAKRDPIPISEVEPVSEIVKRFNTGAMSYGSISQEAHETLAVAMNRLGARSNTGEGGEHPARLVDPERRSAIKQIASGRFGVTSQYLTHADDLQIKMAQGAKPGEGGQLMGKKVYPWVAETRHSTPGVSLVSPPPHHDIYSIEDLAQLIYDLKRSNTDARVHVKLVALNGVGTVAAGVTKAKADVVLISGHDGGTGASPLNSLKHAGAPWELGLAEAQQTLMLNGLRERVTVQVDGQLKTGRDVVIAALLGAEEYGFATAPLVVSGCIMMRVCHLDTCPVGVATQNPTLRERYTGKADHVVNFFEFVAQEVREYLAELGFRSLDEAIGHIDSLDMDDARRHWKTEGLDLDSVVGGYDPEDPVTSQMLRRTAGQDHELEKHFDMALIEQAQTAIRQGQPVHLESKVINTDRSVGTMLGHEVTKAQGLSTLENNTITVDLHGEAGQSLGAFLPHGVTLRLSGDANDYVGKGLSGGRIVVHPDDSAPLVAEDNVIAGNVLGYGATSGEMFLRGQVGERFLVRNSGATAVVEGIGDHGCEYMTGGQTLIIGPTGRNFGAGMSGGTAFVLDFEEQKLNAQARVKGDLLLLTPDEEDRQIVMDLLRRHIEETGSAVAERLLADPDDTFSRITKVLPRDYDAVLRARSEALDEGIDPDGDEAWQKILEVTRG